In Primulina huaijiensis isolate GDHJ02 chromosome 6, ASM1229523v2, whole genome shotgun sequence, a single window of DNA contains:
- the LOC140979706 gene encoding uncharacterized protein isoform X4: protein MNLKENHNATFYDSKSFGKEAYPLAFEGNGVCQINVSRRTNDPIAFEGNGGDKHWNINIVSDLSNNCERGRLDSPRKSSAAQDEEKLQSSPALELFNAYKKSESRDFGSPQMTTSDLEKDSDICADKNILECESHELNVRDKEINIHVVKDICIDERMPTKDKILIESCKDDQPGAEGDANVFVISNGLEAASLGNTRSIGETECGNIGVSYDELLAQCRSKSPSGNLSAVDSAKNCEMEDSMQIFSEEEGSKIPESAVEVESEAGAKEDMETNIVLYNRKVHAHRDGTADNISDSSLAQCASIKDNATGDAQEQSIDVKNEDSDRSSDVILVQHVNSKDMENEMTHDGRGIEQHSMNHGHKNSDEVSVVSQLRHDEGESSFTASGLITFSGPIAHSGSLSLRSDGSAASGRSFAFPILQSEWNSSPVRMTKADRRHFRKHKGWRSGLLCCRF, encoded by the exons ATGAACTTGAAGGAAAATCATAATGCAACATTTTATGATTCTAAAAGTTTTGGGAAGGAAGCATATCCCCTGGCCTTTGAAGGTAATGGAGTATGCCAAATAAATGTTTCCAGAAGGACAAATGATCCTATTGCATTTGAGGGAAATGGTGGAGACAAGCATTGGAACATAAAtattgttagtgatctttcaAACAATTGTGAACGTGGAAGGTTAGATTCTCCTAGAAAGTCTTCTGCAGCACAAGACGAAGAAAAGTTGCAGAGCAGCCCAGCTCTTGAATTATTCAATGCCTATAAGAAAAGTGAATCGAGGGATTTTGGCTCACCACAAATGACTACTTCAGACTTGGAGAAAGATTCCGACATTTGTGCTGACAAAAACATATTGGAATGTGAATCACATGAGTTGAATGTACGCGACAAAGAGATTAATATTCACGTTGTGAAGGACATATGCATTGATGAAAGGATGCCTACAAAGGACAAAATTTTGATCGAAAGTTGTAAAGATGATCAACCTGGTGCAGAGGGAGACGCCAATGTGTTTGTTATATCAAATGGATTAGAGGCGGCATCTTTAGGAAATACCAGAAGCATTGGTGAGACTGAATGTGGAAATATTGGAGTGAGCTATGATGAATTACTTGCTCAATGCAGGTCAAAATCACCCTCAGGAAACTTGTCTGCTGTTGACAGTGCTAAAAATTGTGAAATGGAGGACTCAATGCAG ATTTTTTCAGAAGAAGAAGGTTCTAAGATTCCAGAATCGGCAGTAGAAGTAGAATCAGAAGCTGGAGCGAAGGAAGATATGGAAACCAACATCGTATTGTACAACA GAAAAGTGCATGCTCATAGAGATGGAACTGCTGACAATATATCAGATAGTTCGTTAGCTCAATGCGCTAGCATTAAGGACAACGCCACAGGAGATGCTCAAGAACAATCCATTGATGTTAAGAATGAGGATTCTGATAGGTCCTCTGATGTTATCCTAGTTCAGCACGTCAACAGCAAGGACATGGAAAACGAAATGACTCATGATGGCCGAGGTATAGAGCAACATTCTATGAACCACGGGCATAAGAATTCTGATGAGGTTTCAGTCGTAAGCCAACTTCGACATGACGAGGGAGAATCAAGCTTCACTGCTTCTGGTCTTATTACTTTTTCAGGGCCAATAGCACATTCTGGGAGCCTCTCCCTTCGATCTGATGGCAGTGCTGCCAGTGGCCGATCATTTGCTTTCCCAAT ATTACAATCTGAATGGAATAGCAGTCCTGTAAGAATGACGAAAGCCGATAGGAGACATTTCCGGAAACACAAAGGTTGGAGATCAGGCCTTCTTTGCTGTAGATTCTGA
- the LOC140979706 gene encoding uncharacterized protein isoform X1, with the protein MNLKENHNATFYDSKSFGKEAYPLAFEGNGVCQINVSRRTNDPIAFEGNGGDKHWNINIVSDLSNNCERGRLDSPRKSSAAQDEEKLQSSPALELFNAYKKSESRDFGSPQMTTSDLEKDSDICADKNILECESHELNVRDKEINIHVVKDICIDERMPTKDKILIESCKDDQPGAEGDANVFVISNGLEAASLGNTRSIGETECGNIGVSYDELLAQCRSKSPSGNLSAVDSAKNCEMEDSMQVGETNCVVSDNSKKESYVDSKLPIQEFGTLSFLSSFLKSLDAEGNKAVEQHHEIFSEEEGSKIPESAVEVESEAGAKEDMETNIVLYNSKIVGGSITFSFNSPEQMVSNNTNEQTENLKIHFIESGKVHAHRDGTADNISDSSLAQCASIKDNATGDAQEQSIDVKNEDSDRSSDVILVQHVNSKDMENEMTHDGRGIEQHSMNHGHKNSDEVSVVSQLRHDEGESSFTASGLITFSGPIAHSGSLSLRSDGSAASGRSFAFPILQSEWNSSPVRMTKADRRHFRKHKGWRSGLLCCRF; encoded by the exons ATGAACTTGAAGGAAAATCATAATGCAACATTTTATGATTCTAAAAGTTTTGGGAAGGAAGCATATCCCCTGGCCTTTGAAGGTAATGGAGTATGCCAAATAAATGTTTCCAGAAGGACAAATGATCCTATTGCATTTGAGGGAAATGGTGGAGACAAGCATTGGAACATAAAtattgttagtgatctttcaAACAATTGTGAACGTGGAAGGTTAGATTCTCCTAGAAAGTCTTCTGCAGCACAAGACGAAGAAAAGTTGCAGAGCAGCCCAGCTCTTGAATTATTCAATGCCTATAAGAAAAGTGAATCGAGGGATTTTGGCTCACCACAAATGACTACTTCAGACTTGGAGAAAGATTCCGACATTTGTGCTGACAAAAACATATTGGAATGTGAATCACATGAGTTGAATGTACGCGACAAAGAGATTAATATTCACGTTGTGAAGGACATATGCATTGATGAAAGGATGCCTACAAAGGACAAAATTTTGATCGAAAGTTGTAAAGATGATCAACCTGGTGCAGAGGGAGACGCCAATGTGTTTGTTATATCAAATGGATTAGAGGCGGCATCTTTAGGAAATACCAGAAGCATTGGTGAGACTGAATGTGGAAATATTGGAGTGAGCTATGATGAATTACTTGCTCAATGCAGGTCAAAATCACCCTCAGGAAACTTGTCTGCTGTTGACAGTGCTAAAAATTGTGAAATGGAGGACTCAATGCAGGTAGGTGAAACAAACTGTGTTGTTAGCGATAATTCAAAAAAGGAATCTTATGTAGATAGCAAACTTCCCATTCAAGAGTTTGGTACACTGAGTTTCCTTAGTTCTTTTCTCAAATCTTTGGATGCCGAGGGaaataaagctgtggaacagcaCCATGAA ATTTTTTCAGAAGAAGAAGGTTCTAAGATTCCAGAATCGGCAGTAGAAGTAGAATCAGAAGCTGGAGCGAAGGAAGATATGGAAACCAACATCGTATTGTACAACAGTAAGATAGTAGGAGGAAGCATTACCTTCAGTTTCAATTCCCCTGAACAAATGGTCTCGAACAACACAAATGAGCAAACTGAAAACTTAAAGATACATTTTATTGAATCAGGAAAAGTGCATGCTCATAGAGATGGAACTGCTGACAATATATCAGATAGTTCGTTAGCTCAATGCGCTAGCATTAAGGACAACGCCACAGGAGATGCTCAAGAACAATCCATTGATGTTAAGAATGAGGATTCTGATAGGTCCTCTGATGTTATCCTAGTTCAGCACGTCAACAGCAAGGACATGGAAAACGAAATGACTCATGATGGCCGAGGTATAGAGCAACATTCTATGAACCACGGGCATAAGAATTCTGATGAGGTTTCAGTCGTAAGCCAACTTCGACATGACGAGGGAGAATCAAGCTTCACTGCTTCTGGTCTTATTACTTTTTCAGGGCCAATAGCACATTCTGGGAGCCTCTCCCTTCGATCTGATGGCAGTGCTGCCAGTGGCCGATCATTTGCTTTCCCAAT ATTACAATCTGAATGGAATAGCAGTCCTGTAAGAATGACGAAAGCCGATAGGAGACATTTCCGGAAACACAAAGGTTGGAGATCAGGCCTTCTTTGCTGTAGATTCTGA
- the LOC140979706 gene encoding uncharacterized protein isoform X3, with product MNLKENHNATFYDSKSFGKEAYPLAFEGNGVCQINVSRRTNDPIAFEGNGGDKHWNINIVSDLSNNCERGRLDSPRKSSAAQDEEKLQSSPALELFNAYKKSESRDFGSPQMTTSDLEKDSDICADKNILECESHELNVRDKEINIHVVKDICIDERMPTKDKILIESCKDDQPGAEGDANVFVISNGLEAASLGNTRSIGETECGNIGVSYDELLAQCRSKSPSGNLSAVDSAKNCEMEDSMQIFSEEEGSKIPESAVEVESEAGAKEDMETNIVLYNSKIVGGSITFSFNSPEQMVSNNTNEQTENLKIHFIESGKVHAHRDGTADNISDSSLAQCASIKDNATGDAQEQSIDVKNEDSDRSSDVILVQHVNSKDMENEMTHDGRGIEQHSMNHGHKNSDEVSVVSQLRHDEGESSFTASGLITFSGPIAHSGSLSLRSDGSAASGRSFAFPILQSEWNSSPVRMTKADRRHFRKHKGWRSGLLCCRF from the exons ATGAACTTGAAGGAAAATCATAATGCAACATTTTATGATTCTAAAAGTTTTGGGAAGGAAGCATATCCCCTGGCCTTTGAAGGTAATGGAGTATGCCAAATAAATGTTTCCAGAAGGACAAATGATCCTATTGCATTTGAGGGAAATGGTGGAGACAAGCATTGGAACATAAAtattgttagtgatctttcaAACAATTGTGAACGTGGAAGGTTAGATTCTCCTAGAAAGTCTTCTGCAGCACAAGACGAAGAAAAGTTGCAGAGCAGCCCAGCTCTTGAATTATTCAATGCCTATAAGAAAAGTGAATCGAGGGATTTTGGCTCACCACAAATGACTACTTCAGACTTGGAGAAAGATTCCGACATTTGTGCTGACAAAAACATATTGGAATGTGAATCACATGAGTTGAATGTACGCGACAAAGAGATTAATATTCACGTTGTGAAGGACATATGCATTGATGAAAGGATGCCTACAAAGGACAAAATTTTGATCGAAAGTTGTAAAGATGATCAACCTGGTGCAGAGGGAGACGCCAATGTGTTTGTTATATCAAATGGATTAGAGGCGGCATCTTTAGGAAATACCAGAAGCATTGGTGAGACTGAATGTGGAAATATTGGAGTGAGCTATGATGAATTACTTGCTCAATGCAGGTCAAAATCACCCTCAGGAAACTTGTCTGCTGTTGACAGTGCTAAAAATTGTGAAATGGAGGACTCAATGCAG ATTTTTTCAGAAGAAGAAGGTTCTAAGATTCCAGAATCGGCAGTAGAAGTAGAATCAGAAGCTGGAGCGAAGGAAGATATGGAAACCAACATCGTATTGTACAACAGTAAGATAGTAGGAGGAAGCATTACCTTCAGTTTCAATTCCCCTGAACAAATGGTCTCGAACAACACAAATGAGCAAACTGAAAACTTAAAGATACATTTTATTGAATCAGGAAAAGTGCATGCTCATAGAGATGGAACTGCTGACAATATATCAGATAGTTCGTTAGCTCAATGCGCTAGCATTAAGGACAACGCCACAGGAGATGCTCAAGAACAATCCATTGATGTTAAGAATGAGGATTCTGATAGGTCCTCTGATGTTATCCTAGTTCAGCACGTCAACAGCAAGGACATGGAAAACGAAATGACTCATGATGGCCGAGGTATAGAGCAACATTCTATGAACCACGGGCATAAGAATTCTGATGAGGTTTCAGTCGTAAGCCAACTTCGACATGACGAGGGAGAATCAAGCTTCACTGCTTCTGGTCTTATTACTTTTTCAGGGCCAATAGCACATTCTGGGAGCCTCTCCCTTCGATCTGATGGCAGTGCTGCCAGTGGCCGATCATTTGCTTTCCCAAT ATTACAATCTGAATGGAATAGCAGTCCTGTAAGAATGACGAAAGCCGATAGGAGACATTTCCGGAAACACAAAGGTTGGAGATCAGGCCTTCTTTGCTGTAGATTCTGA
- the LOC140979706 gene encoding uncharacterized protein isoform X2 has product MNLKENHNATFYDSKSFGKEAYPLAFEGNGVCQINVSRRTNDPIAFEGNGGDKHWNINIVSDLSNNCERGRLDSPRKSSAAQDEEKLQSSPALELFNAYKKSESRDFGSPQMTTSDLEKDSDICADKNILECESHELNVRDKEINIHVVKDICIDERMPTKDKILIESCKDDQPGAEGDANVFVISNGLEAASLGNTRSIGETECGNIGVSYDELLAQCRSKSPSGNLSAVDSAKNCEMEDSMQVGETNCVVSDNSKKESYVDSKLPIQEFGTLSFLSSFLKSLDAEGNKAVEQHHEIFSEEEGSKIPESAVEVESEAGAKEDMETNIVLYNRKVHAHRDGTADNISDSSLAQCASIKDNATGDAQEQSIDVKNEDSDRSSDVILVQHVNSKDMENEMTHDGRGIEQHSMNHGHKNSDEVSVVSQLRHDEGESSFTASGLITFSGPIAHSGSLSLRSDGSAASGRSFAFPILQSEWNSSPVRMTKADRRHFRKHKGWRSGLLCCRF; this is encoded by the exons ATGAACTTGAAGGAAAATCATAATGCAACATTTTATGATTCTAAAAGTTTTGGGAAGGAAGCATATCCCCTGGCCTTTGAAGGTAATGGAGTATGCCAAATAAATGTTTCCAGAAGGACAAATGATCCTATTGCATTTGAGGGAAATGGTGGAGACAAGCATTGGAACATAAAtattgttagtgatctttcaAACAATTGTGAACGTGGAAGGTTAGATTCTCCTAGAAAGTCTTCTGCAGCACAAGACGAAGAAAAGTTGCAGAGCAGCCCAGCTCTTGAATTATTCAATGCCTATAAGAAAAGTGAATCGAGGGATTTTGGCTCACCACAAATGACTACTTCAGACTTGGAGAAAGATTCCGACATTTGTGCTGACAAAAACATATTGGAATGTGAATCACATGAGTTGAATGTACGCGACAAAGAGATTAATATTCACGTTGTGAAGGACATATGCATTGATGAAAGGATGCCTACAAAGGACAAAATTTTGATCGAAAGTTGTAAAGATGATCAACCTGGTGCAGAGGGAGACGCCAATGTGTTTGTTATATCAAATGGATTAGAGGCGGCATCTTTAGGAAATACCAGAAGCATTGGTGAGACTGAATGTGGAAATATTGGAGTGAGCTATGATGAATTACTTGCTCAATGCAGGTCAAAATCACCCTCAGGAAACTTGTCTGCTGTTGACAGTGCTAAAAATTGTGAAATGGAGGACTCAATGCAGGTAGGTGAAACAAACTGTGTTGTTAGCGATAATTCAAAAAAGGAATCTTATGTAGATAGCAAACTTCCCATTCAAGAGTTTGGTACACTGAGTTTCCTTAGTTCTTTTCTCAAATCTTTGGATGCCGAGGGaaataaagctgtggaacagcaCCATGAA ATTTTTTCAGAAGAAGAAGGTTCTAAGATTCCAGAATCGGCAGTAGAAGTAGAATCAGAAGCTGGAGCGAAGGAAGATATGGAAACCAACATCGTATTGTACAACA GAAAAGTGCATGCTCATAGAGATGGAACTGCTGACAATATATCAGATAGTTCGTTAGCTCAATGCGCTAGCATTAAGGACAACGCCACAGGAGATGCTCAAGAACAATCCATTGATGTTAAGAATGAGGATTCTGATAGGTCCTCTGATGTTATCCTAGTTCAGCACGTCAACAGCAAGGACATGGAAAACGAAATGACTCATGATGGCCGAGGTATAGAGCAACATTCTATGAACCACGGGCATAAGAATTCTGATGAGGTTTCAGTCGTAAGCCAACTTCGACATGACGAGGGAGAATCAAGCTTCACTGCTTCTGGTCTTATTACTTTTTCAGGGCCAATAGCACATTCTGGGAGCCTCTCCCTTCGATCTGATGGCAGTGCTGCCAGTGGCCGATCATTTGCTTTCCCAAT ATTACAATCTGAATGGAATAGCAGTCCTGTAAGAATGACGAAAGCCGATAGGAGACATTTCCGGAAACACAAAGGTTGGAGATCAGGCCTTCTTTGCTGTAGATTCTGA